Within the Candidatus Jidaibacter acanthamoeba genome, the region TAATAGGCTGTCAATTTCAGTTTTAAGTTTAGCAGGAAGACTTTGATAAAGAGTATCAAATAATTGCTGGTGGACTTCCCCACAAACACTAATAATTAATCGCTCTAGAACTGTTGGACCAGGTAAGATTACCCGCGTCGTAAGCAGATAATGCTCTGCTTTTTCGAATAACCCATTTGGCAGATTTCCTTGCTTAGCTAAAACATGCAGCCATTTAATAAGCTGATTTTGTATATTTTCGTCATATTTGCGAAAACCTAAATATTCTAGAATGCTTTTACGCTGTTCAGAAAAGGTAGCATCTCGTTCTGGACTCATAATAGCTAATGATGGCGGTAAATTTAGCTGCTCATTTAAGTAGTTGATAATCCGTACAGAAACAGTGTTAGTATTACTAATAAAGCGACCATATAATCGAAGTGCACATAATTGTAATGCTATGAATGTTCTAAATATTTTGCGATAATTACTAATTTCGTGCTTATCTGCAGCAGATAATGTCCAATCCCGTGCCATTTCCTCATCAGAGAATTCTTGGGGCATACTTATGGGTTGATATCGCTGTCGTGAATTTAGAAATCCTTCATTTGTTGTTCTCATTTAGTATATTAAGATAGGCTTTTAATTTATTTTTTATTATAACTACTGACTGGAACATTTCTTCTTCGTAAGTAATTATAAAAGGTTGCTTTTGCAATTCCCAGCTGCTTTATAATCTGATTAACACTTAATTTACCTTCTTTATAAAGAGTTTCAGCAGCACAAGCAGTCGATTCAGCTTCTCTAGATAATCCTTTTGGTTTACCACCAAGCCTCCCCCTAGCTCTAGCGGCATTCAAGCCAGCCCTTGTACGTTCTTGGATAAGATCACGTTCAAACTCAGCGAGAGAGGCAAATATATTAAATATCAATCGTCCCTGTGAAGTAGTAGTATCAATATGATCATGTAAGCTTCTTAGGCCTACCCCTTGCTCAATAAACCAGCTAACAAGCTCTACTAAATGCTTTAAAGAACATCCAAGCCGGTCTAATTTCCATACTATAACCACATCACCTCTACGCAACTGAGAAAGCATTTCTTGCAATTTTGGGCGTTCAGATTTAGCTCCACTCATAACCTCAGTATAGATTTTTTCGCAGCCTGCTTTTTCTAAGGCATCAATTTGTAAATCTAAACTTTGATCTCTAGTTGAAACTCTTGCATAACCAATTTTCATCAAATAACTACTTTAAAAGTATATTTTAACCAGTAATAAAAATTTATATATACTTTGATACAGTGTACCAGTATTATAGACAGGTATTTGGGTAAAAATCAATATATATTTAGTTTCTAAGAAAGTCTAAAGTAATATACATTATTTTAGACTTTACCATTTTACCTTACTTTGTATTAGCTTCGCTTAGGTAGGAATAAACAATTGCCAAATTATCAAATTATTAATTAGATAACTTTATCTTAGAAATTCTAATTGAATTAAGAATCACAGATACTGAGCTTAGAGCCATTGCTGCACCTGCAACTACAGGGTTAAGTAGCCACCCAAATACAGGATAAAAAGCACCAGCTGCAACTGGAATTAAAAGCGTGTTATAAATAAATGCAAGGAATAAGTTTTGGCGAATATTACGCATAGTAATACGACTAAGACTTATAGCCTTAGCTATACCATTTAACTCACCTGACATTAAAGTAACTCCGGCACTTTCTATGGCTATATCTGTGCCTGTTCCCATAGCTATACCAACATCAGCTTGTATGAGAGCCGGGGCATCATTAATACCATCTCCGGCCATAGCCACCTTATGTCCTTGCTTTTGAAGCTCACTAATAAAATTATATTTATCATCCGGTAGTACATTAGCTTTTATTGTATTTATACCAATTTCTTTTGCTATAGCACTAGCAGTTATATGGTTATCTCCTGTAAGCATTATTACTTCGACTCCAGTTTGTTGTAGAGCCTGTATTGCGGCTTTAGTTGTTGGTTTAATTGCATCAGCTACTGTAATAATTCCCATAAGTTGATTATCTATTGATAAATACATAACCGTATGGCCCTGTTGAAGGTAGTTCTGAACTTCAGTGTCTGCTATACTTGTATTAATATTTAATGAATACATTAATTCTTTATTGCCTAGCGCTATATTATGCTTCTCTATTAGTCCAGTTACTCCTTTCCCAGTAATTGATGAAAAATTACTATAAGGCTTTAGGATAACCCCTTCTGCTTGTGCAGCTTTAACAATTGATTCAGCTAGAGGATGCTCACTACCATTTTCTAAGCTTGCTGCAAATGTCAAAAGTTCAATATGATCTAGACTATTACCTATTGGTAGAAGATTCATTAATCTAGGCTTCCCTTCAGTTAAAGTACCTGTTTTATCAACAACAAGGGTATCAACTTTTTCTAAAGTTTCGAGAGCTTCTGCATCTTTAATAAGAATACCTTCACGAGCGCCAACCCCAGTACCTACCATAATAGACATAGGTGTCGCTAGTCCTAGAGCGCATGGACAAGCAATAATAAGCACAGCAATACTAGTTAATAAAGCATAGCCAATTTCAGGTTCAGGACCAAATATATACCAAGATAAAGCAGTAATCATAGC harbors:
- a CDS encoding recombinase family protein, which gives rise to MKIGYARVSTRDQSLDLQIDALEKAGCEKIYTEVMSGAKSERPKLQEMLSQLRRGDVVIVWKLDRLGCSLKHLVELVSWFIEQGVGLRSLHDHIDTTTSQGRLIFNIFASLAEFERDLIQERTRAGLNAARARGRLGGKPKGLSREAESTACAAETLYKEGKLSVNQIIKQLGIAKATFYNYLRRRNVPVSSYNKK
- a CDS encoding DUF4158 domain-containing protein, with translation MRTTNEGFLNSRQRYQPISMPQEFSDEEMARDWTLSAADKHEISNYRKIFRTFIALQLCALRLYGRFISNTNTVSVRIINYLNEQLNLPPSLAIMSPERDATFSEQRKSILEYLGFRKYDENIQNQLIKWLHVLAKQGNLPNGLFEKAEHYLLTTRVILPGPTVLERLIISVCGEVHQQLFDTLYQSLPAKLKTEIDSLLVIKADIQASPFQLLKEYPPSATISSLKFPLLCRRMLSMYNYYNKGFQTH
- a CDS encoding heavy metal translocating P-type ATPase, with the translated sequence MIAENVEVKDLVCGMKVVPSNTMFNYNFKGTIYYFCSKLCLEKFQANTSNYIETENHSCCHTHKKDITEVVKGAIYTCPMHPEVKKAGPGICNICGMALEPENLYSAEEDNSELNDMSLRFKVAVILSLPLLILNMGGHFFKSELLHWLINSSHFNWFQLLLATPVVLWSGFPFFQRAWLSIRTCNLNMFTLIGLGIGVAYVYSTLITIVPSIITSWVGSNKAIDVYFEPAAIITALVLLGQILELKARSYTSKVIRQLFELAPETAIIINSDGTEQEVAIAYIHTGDILKVKPGSKIPVDGIIVEGNSTIDQSMVTGEAIPLEKGIGDPIIGGTINGTGSFTMRAEKVGKDTMLAQIVDMVSKAQRSRAPVQRLVDLVAAYFVPVVIIIAMITALSWYIFGPEPEIGYALLTSIAVLIIACPCALGLATPMSIMVGTGVGAREGILIKDAEALETLEKVDTLVVDKTGTLTEGKPRLMNLLPIGNSLDHIELLTFAASLENGSEHPLAESIVKAAQAEGVILKPYSNFSSITGKGVTGLIEKHNIALGNKELMYSLNINTSIADTEVQNYLQQGHTVMYLSIDNQLMGIITVADAIKPTTKAAIQALQQTGVEVIMLTGDNHITASAIAKEIGINTIKANVLPDDKYNFISELQKQGHKVAMAGDGINDAPALIQADVGIAMGTGTDIAIESAGVTLMSGELNGIAKAISLSRITMRNIRQNLFLAFIYNTLLIPVAAGAFYPVFGWLLNPVVAGAAMALSSVSVILNSIRISKIKLSN